The following are encoded together in the Brassica napus cultivar Da-Ae chromosome A9, Da-Ae, whole genome shotgun sequence genome:
- the LOC106367092 gene encoding uncharacterized protein LOC106367092, with amino-acid sequence MFCPEKEQRKVSTILHYSFQNMFCLGPTHTHIYYIHTFGFGTVAANPPKLRSAMERGCITLFIIFLFVLCFPVSSDSQKLSPSISLHDQEQAHEVTIKNIKREEDKSIDIFRVGVGARGVTGGRGGGRKASPKRNAAIDHRPQLFFSTTSVLFTGLIMLSLTCQ; translated from the exons ATGTTTTGTCCagaaaaagaacaaagaaaagtaTCTACAATTCTTCACTATTCATTTCAGAACATGTTCTGTCTTGGTCCCACTCACACACATATATACTACATACACACATTTGGCTTCGGAACAGTTGCAGCAAATCCACCAAAGCTCAGATCAGCAATGGAGAGAGGATGTATTACAttgttcatcatcttcctctttGTCCTCTGCTTCCCCGTCTCATCAGATTCCCAGAAGCTCAGTCCATCAATAAGCTTACACGACCAAGAACAAGCCCATG AGGTTacaatcaaaaacataaaacgaGAAGAAGATAAGAGCATCGACATCTTCCGGGTAGGGGTAGGAGCTCGTGGAGTTACAGGTGGAAGGGGTGGAGGCCGGAAAGCGTCTCCAAAACGTAACGCCGCCATTGACCACCGGCCACAGTTGTTCTTCTCTACCACCTCCGTTCTCTTCACCGGGCTTATAATGCTTTCACTCACATGTCAATAA
- the LOC106367088 gene encoding cinnamoyl-CoA reductase 1-like encodes MPVDESTPVGKTVCVTGAGGYIASWIVKLLLERGYTVKGTVRNPDDPKNTHLRELEGAKERLILCKADLQDYDALKAAIDGCDGVFHTASPVTDDPEQMVEPAVNGAKFVINAAAEAKVKRVAITSSIGAVYMDPNRDPEAVVDESCWSDLEFCKNTKNWYCYGKMVAEQAAWETAEEKGVDMVVLNPVLVLGPPLQPTINASLFHVLKYLTGSAKTYANLTQAYVDVRDVALAHVLVYEAPSASGRYLLAESALHRGEVVEILAKLFPEYPLPTKCKDEKNPRAKPYKFTNQKIKDLGLEFTSTKQSLYDTVKSLQEKGHLPPPPPPSTSEESSQNGIRIGS; translated from the exons ATGCCAGTTGACGAATCTACACCGGTCGGGAAAACAGTTTGCGTCACCGGAGCTGGTGGATACATCGCTTCTTGGATTGTTAAGTTACTCCTTGAGAGAGGCTACACGGTCAAAGGAACCGTACGGAATCCAG ATGATCCAAAGAATACACATTTGAGAGAACTTGAAGGAGCCAAGGAGAGACTGATTCTGTGCAAAGCAGATCTTCAGGACTATGATGCTCTTAAGGCGGCTATCGATGGTTGTGACGGCGTCTTTCACACGGCTTCTCCGGTCACTGACGATCCC GAGCAAATGGTGGAGCCGGCCGTGAACGGAGCCAAGTTTGTAATTAATGCTGCAGCTGAAGCCAAGGTGAAGCGCGTGGCCATCACCTCGTCAATTGGTGCAGTTTACATGGACCCAAACCGTGACCCTGAAGCCGTCGTTGACGAAAGTTGTTGGAGTGATCTTGAGTTCTGCAAAAACACCAAG aaTTGGTATTGTTACGGCAAGATGGTGGCGGAGCAAGCCGCGTGGGAAACGGCAGAGGAGAAAGGTGTTGACATGGTGGTTTTGAATCCAGTGCTGGTTCTTGGCCCACCGTTACAGCCGACGATCAACGCTAGTCTCTTCCACGTTCTCAAGTATCTAACCGGCTCCGCTAAGACTTACGCTAATTTGACTCAGGCTTATGTGGATGTTCGTGATGTCGCACTAGCTCATGTTCTGGTCTACGAGGCCCCCTCGGCCTCTGGACGTTATCTCCTGGCGGAGAGCGCACTTCACCGCGGCGAAGTTGTTGAGATTCTGGCCAAGTTATTCCCGGAGTACCCACTTCCAACCAA GTGTAAGGACGAGAAGAACCCTAGAGCCAAGCCGTACAAGTTCACTAATCAAAAGATTAAGGACTTAGGCTTAGAGTTCACATCCACGAAGCAAAGCCTCTACGACACAGTTAAGAGCTTGCAAGAGAAGGGCCAcctccctcctcctcctcctccctcgACGTCAGAAGAGTCCAGCCAAAACGGTATCAGGATCGGGTCCTGA
- the LOC106367089 gene encoding DNA-3-methyladenine glycosylase 1-like, with protein MSDPPRFRSVLGQTGNKLGSKPPGMKLEKKKKKTNESKDEKTKKPDTPASPTTTLKQCSSILRRNSASMTASYSSDASSSCESLPLSVASSSSCKRPVRRSGSVSSASGTLRRKQVDEKEDKVAAGGGGAASNGDCFVDGRKRCAWITPKSDPSYVAFHDEEWGVPVQDDKKLFELLCLSGALSELSWTDILSRRQLLREVFMDFDPVTVSELNEKKVAAAAVSLLSEVKIRSILDNSRYVRKIIAEHGSFKKYMYNFVNNKPTLSQFRYGRQVPVKTSKAEFISKDLVRRGFRSVSPTVVYSFMQAAGLTNDHLIGCFRYQDCCCVDAETATTKAKKKNGE; from the exons ATGTCGGATCCACCTCGATTCCGATCGGTTCTTGGTCAAACCGGGAACAAGCTGGGGAGTAAACCGCCGGGGATGAaactagagaagaagaagaagaagaccaacgagtcaaaagatgagaaaacgaagaaaccaGATACTCCAGCTTCACCAACGACGACTCTGAAGCAATGCTCTTCGATTCTGAGACGGAACAGTGCTTCCATGACTGCTTCTTATTCCTCTGATGCCTCTTCTTCGTGCGAGTCGTTGCCTTTGAGCGTGGCGTCTTCTTCGAGTTGTAAGAGGCCTGTGAGGCGAAGTGGGTCTGTCTCCTCCGCCTCTGGTACATTGAGAAGGAAGCAGGttgatgagaaagaagacaaggttgctgctggtggtggtggtgctgCTAGTAACGGTGATTGCTTCGTTGACGGTCGAAAAAGATGTGCTTGGATCACTCCTAAATCTG ACCCGTCTTATGTTGCTTTCCACGACGAAGAATGGGGAGTTCCTGTTCAGGACGACAA GAAGCTTTTCGAGTTGCTATGTCTCTCTGGTGCTCTATCTGAGCTCTCTTGGACCGACATTCTCTCCAGAAGGCAACTACTCAG GGAAGTGTTCATGGACTTCGATCCAGTTACTGTTTCAGAACTGAACGAGAAGAAGGTAGCCGCCGCTGCCGTTTCCTTACTATCAGAGGTCAAGATACGTTCAATCCTCGATAACTCACGCTATGTGCGCAAG ATTATAGCTGAACATGGATCATTTAAGAAGTACATGTACAACTTTGTGAACAACAAGCCAACACTGAGCCAGTTCAGGTATGGACGTCAAGTCCCTGTGAAGACATCAAAGGCTGAGTTTATAAGCAAAGATCTTGTACGCAGAGGCTTTCGCAGCGTCAGTCCAACGGTTGTTTACTCCTTCATGCAAGCAGCTGGTCTTACAAACGACCATCTCATAGGCTGCTTCAGATACCAAGACTGTTGTTGCGTAGATGCAGAGACAGCAACAACCAAGGCCAAGAAGAAGAACGGAGAgtga
- the LOC106367091 gene encoding vacuolar fusion protein CCZ1 homolog A isoform X1 — MASMSSGDESLRLCVFDLRRGQTEGQELDKILFFHPPELDVSTQLSVTGLSEGLITFTRLFSPEAACEVIEAERHSHVFFEAETDIWMVMVVEKNKDTGAIWRIDALRGMLKEVHSLFVMFHGSVRALLEKEPTGGLTRAQLYPFITDYLSTFQKRSRSEDWCCDLFVGKKLQLPNFRETTLSERGTVQMLTLARDTALEVQSLVQVLDSCAGNLQCLSMILFQDLLVSTTLSPDDTVNLFTFAVMRLTSQALLSSDASSWSHLRKGTGSSETSSRSTSGSIDSLHHVIRPLQNDKWKKGKDGFLVTDIWGLETGGSPDPAIPIVWLQETQERVYLLAYQYKSLTLLLLLPETDIVNGGLSAVKQQVIEQASLRIMKIEEKISRGWGGENAYHVKGYRYLVVDTDLEVSRASPSGKVATLAKESLLALNKLREEVDLEKSRAKRQERDLEICIRAKNNAWVIARVSRDKELYMALEKASDTLLDATDAVGRFSNRYCSGAFLMD; from the exons ATGGCGTCGATGAGCTCTGGTGATGAAAGTCTCCGCCTTTGCGTCTTTGATTTGAGAAGAGGCCAAACCGAAGGTCAGGAGCTTGACAAGATTCTCTTCTTTCATCCTCCTGAGCTAGACGTCTCCACGCAGCTATCAGTTACCGGCCTCAGTGAAGGTCTTATTACTTTTACTAG ACTTTTCTCTCCTGAGGCAGCTTGTGAGGTTATAGAAGCAGAAAGGCATTCTCATGTTTTCTTTGAGGCCGAAACTGATATCTGGATGGTGATG GTTGTGGAGAAAAATAAGGATACAGGAGCTATATGGAGGATTGATGCACTCAGGGGAATGCTTAAAGAAGTGCACTCACTCTTTGTGATGTTTCACGGGTCAGTTAGAGCTTTACTCGAAAAAGAACCAACAGGAGGGCTTACCCGAGCACAGTTGTATCCCTTCATTACAGACTACTTAAGCA CATTTCAAAAGCGGTCTCGCTCAGAAGACTGGTGCTGTG ATCTTTTTGTTGGGAAGAAACTTCAGCTACCTAATTTCCGTGAAACTACTTTGAGTGAGCGTGGAACCGTTCAAATGCTTACTCTAGCAAGGGACACTGCACTTGAAGTTCAG TCTCTTGTTCAAGTACTAGACTCATGCGCTGGGAACTTACAGTGCCTCTCTATGATCTTATTTCAAGATCTGTTGGTTTCAACAACTCTCTCACCTGATGATACCGTGAACTTGTTTACATTTGCTGTAATGAGGTTGACCTCACAAGCTCTACTATCCTCTGACGCCAGTTCCTGGTCTCATCTACGTAAGGGGACTGGTTCATCTGAAACCTCTTCTAGATCTACTTCTGGTTCAATTGATTCCCTGCATCATGTTATTAGGCCACTACAAAATGATAAGTGGAAAAAAGGGAAAGATGGTTTTCTTGTAACTGATATTTGGGGTTTAGAGACTGGTGGTTCACCTGATCCTGCCATCCCTATAGTCTGGCTTCAGGAGACGCAAGAAAGAGTGTATCTCCTCGCTTATCAGTATAAAAGTCTCACTTTACTTCTTCTCTTGCCTGAAACTGACATTGTCAATGGAGGTTTAAGCGCCGTGAAACAGCAAGTTATTGAACAG GCATCGCTGAGGATTATGAAAATTGAAGAGAAGATCTCAAGGGGGTGGGGAGGTGAGAATGCTTATCATGTGAAGGGTTACCGTTACTTGGTAGTTGATACTGACCTAGAAGTTTCCAGAGCTTCTCCTTCAGGCAAAGTAGCAACACTTGCTAAG GAGTCTCTACTTGCACTAAACAAGCTCAGAGAAGAAGTGGATTTAGAAAAGAGCCGTGCGAAAAGGCAGGAGAGAGACTTGGAGATATGCATAAGAGCTAAGAACAACGCGTGGGTGATTGCCCGTGTGAGTAGAGATAAAGAGCTTTACATGGCTTTGGAGAAAGCCAGTGACACTCTTCTTGATGCCACAGACGCTGTTGGAAGATTCAGCAACAG GTATTGCAGCGGAGCGTTTTTGATGGACTAA
- the LOC106364560 gene encoding phosphatidylinositol-glycan biosynthesis class F protein-like gives MNEAKKKKKLDSSIGVPNDDSISALAAFSMYLITGLFLGVGFWVARNKFSVDLVSDPPLTLFLLWSIEFPVVVIIFSLLRNAPEKCSCFRAIGRSILGLISGAFLNALGAISLGAPIGMQYLLRTVHWSFLMSVFTFVPATAVFGASWTDWHRVFASMKPSGNVEYMIFIPAYGAIIGGWFGAWPMPLDWERPWQEWPICVCYGAIGGYIVGQIVSLCAMFFLRKDEHLKVA, from the exons ATGAACGaggctaagaagaagaagaagttagatAGCTCCATTGGTGTACCTAACGATGATTCGATATCAGCTCTAGCGGCGTTTTCTATGTATTTAATTACTGGATTGTTTCTGGGCGTCGGATTCTGGGTGGCCCGGAACAAATTCTCCGTGGATCTCGTCTCTGATCCACCTCTCACTCTGTTTCTACTCTGG AGTATTGAGTTTCCGGTTGTAGTAATCATCTTCAGCCTTTTACGGAATGCCCCAGAGAAATGTTCG TGTTTTAGAGCTATTGGGCGAAGCATATTAGGACTCATTTCTG GCGCTTTTCTGAATGCTTTGGGAGCAATTTCTTTGGGCGCACCTATTGGAATGCA ATATCTACTAAGAACAGTTCACTGGTCCTTTCTAATGTCTGTTTTCACG TTTGTACCAGCCACTGCAGTTTTTGGTGCGTCATGGACAGATTGGCATCGTGTATTCGCTTCGATGAA ACCAAGTGGAAATGTAGAATATATGATCTTTATTCCAGCTTATGGAGCAATTATTGGAGGATGGTTTGGAGCTTGGCCCATGCCGCTCGACTGGGAAAGGCCATGGCAG GAGTGGCCTATATGTGTGTGTTATGGAGCTATAGGAGGCTACATTGTTGGACAAATTGTCTCCTTGTGTGCGATGTTTTTCCTCAGGAAAGACGAGCATTTGAAGGTAGCCTAG
- the LOC106363117 gene encoding uncharacterized protein LOC106363117, giving the protein MAKASTTLFALSSSSIPTRLSLPRRSETLKLVVPIMAMASSASTAKKVAPAVIVGGGRVGRALQEMGSGDDVLVKRGEAVPVDFEGPILVCTRNDDLDAVLEATPQSRWKDLVFFQNGMMEPWFESKGLGDTDQVLAYFAVSKLGEPPVDGKTDTNPEGLTAAYGKWASAVAARLQSGGLSCKVLDKESFQKQMLEKLIWICAFMLVGARHPGASVGTVEKEYRDEVSRLIQELAAAAAAEKGLTFEEDMVERLCAYSRAVAHFPTAVKEFKWRNGWFYSLSEKAIAEGKPDPCPLHTEWLRELKVI; this is encoded by the exons ATGGCTAAAGCCAGCACCACTCTGTTTgctctctcctcctcctccattcCCACTCGCCTCTCTCTCCCCCGTCGCTCTGAGACTCTTAAACTCGTCGTGCCAATAATGGCTATGGCCTCCTCTGCTTCCACCGCTAAAAAGGTGGCTCCTGCTGTGATCGTAGGCGGAGGAAGAGTCGGAAGAGCGTTGCAGGAGATGGGTAGTGGCGATGACGTGTTGGTGAAGAGAGGAGAAGCGGTTCCGGTTGATTTCGAAGGACCCATTTTGGTTTGTACGAGGAATGATGATCTTGATGCTGTTCTTGAAGCTACTCCTCAGTCTAGATGGAAAG ATTTGGTGTTCTTCCAAAATGGAATGATGGAGCCTTGGTTTGAGAGCAAAGGTTTGGGTGATACAGACCAAGTGTTGGCTTATTTCGCTGTGTCAAAGCTTGGTGAGCCTCCAGTTGATGGAAAGACTGACACTAACCCGGAAGGTCTAACTGCTGCTTATGGGAAATGGGCTTCTGCTGTAGCTGCAAGGTTGCAATCTGGTGGCCTCTCTTGCAAg GTTCTTGACAAAGAATCGTTTCAGAAGCAGATGTTGGAGAAACTCATTTGGATTTGCGCCTTTATGCTTGTTGGAGCTCGTCACCCAGGTGCAAGTGTGGGCACGGTGGAGAAAGAGTACAGAGATGAA GTGTCAAGACTGATCCAAGAACTTgcagctgctgctgctgcagaGAAAGGACTAACCTTCGAAGAGGATATGGTGGAGAGACTGTGCGCTTATTCTCGAGCTGTTGCTCATTTCCCAACCGCTGTTAAAGAA TTTAAATGGAGGAATGGTTGGTTTTACTCGCTCTCAGAGAAAGCTATTGCAGAAGGGAAACCTGATCCATGTCCGCTCCACACCGAATGGCTGAGAGAGCTTAAAGTGATATAG
- the LOC106412385 gene encoding wall-associated receptor kinase-like 4, whose amino-acid sequence MKTETQNLLVVIILVVVSLFINGVSSSRKPPDPCNRVCGGLSIPFPFGVGKDCYLNPWYEVVCNSNSVPFLSRINRELVNIYLPDDHEYYSYGVVHIKGPATSSGCSTRTSQPLTPPPLNVAGQGSPYFFTDKNQLVAVGCNAKAVMTDIKSQIIGCKSTCNERNSSQEVRNKICSGDKCCQTRIPEGKPQVLGVNLEITQGNNTRQGGCKVAFLTSEKYSSVNVTEPERFHSDGYAVVELGWYFDTSDTRVPNPVGCLNVSDPSQNGGYSSETSCICSFGYFTGFSFRSCYCNSMGYTGNPFLPGGCVDIDECKLEEGRKKCKDQSCVNRPGWFECEPKKPEQLKPVIQGVLIGSALLLFAFGVFGLYKYVKKRRRINRMRKFFRRNGGMLLKQQLARREGNVEMSRIFSSNELEKATDNFNKNRILGQGGQGTVYKGMLVDGTIVAVKRSKAMDEDKVEEFINEVVVLAQINHRNIVKLLGCCLETEVPVLVYEFLPNGDLCKRLRDESDDFKMTWEVRLDMAVDIAGALSYLHSAASFPIYHRDIKTTNILLDEKYRVKVSDFGTSRSITIDQTHLTTHVAGTFGYVDPEYFQSSKFTEKSDVYSFGIVLVELLTGEKPSTRVWSDDNRGFAAHFVNAVKENKVLNIVDVRIKDESNLDQVMAVAKLARRCLKRKGKKRPNMKEAWIELERIRSATHESEVHIEEDDEEEDETMQLNVEETWDFEVTAPASIFSSASPTSDAEPLVPLRTW is encoded by the exons ATGAAGACAGAGACTCAAAACCTCCTAGTTGTTATTATACTAGTGGTGGTCTCTCTGTTCATCAATGGCGTCTCATCATCAAGAAAACCTCCAGATCCGTGTAACAGAGTCTGCGGAGGACTATCAATCCCATTCCCGTTCGGTGTAGGGAAAGACTGCTATCTAAACCCGTGGTACGAGGTTGTCTGTAACAGCAACTCTGTTCCGTTTCTCTCAAGGATCAACAGAGAATTGGTGAACATCTATCTTCCAGACGATCACGAGTACTATTCTTATGGAGTTGTTCACATCAAAGGTCCTGCAACTTCCTCTGGTTGTTCTACAAGAACATCTCAACCGCTTACACCGCCGCCTTTAAACGTTGCCGGCCAAGGCAGCCCTTATTTCTTCACGGACAAAAACCAACTCGTGGCGGTTGGTTGCAATGCCAAGGCGGTTATGACGGATATCAAATCGCAGATCATCGGTTGCAAATCAACCTGTAATGAAAGAAATAGTAGCCAAGAAGTCAGAAACAAGATTTGCAGTGGTGACAAGTGTTGTCAGACAAGGATACCAGAAGGAAAGCCGCAAGTTCTGGGAGTTAACTTGGAGATCACCCAAGGTAACAACACAAGACAAGGAGGATGCAAAGTTGCTTTTCTTACAAGCGAGAAGTATTCTAGCGTGAATGTTACAGAGCCAGAACGGTTTCATAGTGATGGGTACGCGGTGGTAGAGCTAGGATGGTACTTTGATACTTCGGATACACGTGTTCCAAACCCTGTTGGTTGTCTGAATGTGTCAGATCCATCACAAAATGGCGGCTACTCGAGCGAAACGAGTTGCATTTGCTCGTTCGGCTACTTTACTGGATTTAGCTTTAGGAGTTGCTATTGTAACTCTATGGGTTATACAGGGAACCCATTCCTTCCAGGTGGTTGTGTAG ATATTGATGAATGTAAACTAGAAGAAGGACGCAAAAAGTGTAAAGACCAGAGTTGTGTGAACCGGCCCGGTTGGTTTGAATGTGAGCCCAAGAAACCAGAACAACTCAAGCCAGTGATTCAAG GTGTTCTTATAGGTTCTGCGCTATTGCTTTTCGCCTTTGGAGTTTTCGGGTTGTACAAGTATGttaagaagaggaggaggattaaccgaatgaggaagttcttcagaCGTAATGGAGGTATGTTGTTGAAACAACAATTAGCTAGAAGAGAAGGCAATGTAGAGATGTCGAGGATATTTAGCTCGAATGAGTTGGAGAAAGCTACTGATAACTTCAACAAGAATCGTATTCTTGGGCAAGGAGGTCAGGGGACTGTGTACAAGGGTATGCTCGTTGACGGCACAATCGTGGCAGTGAAGAGATCCAAAGCCATGGATGAAGACAAGGTAGAAGAGTTCATCAATGAAGTTGTTGTTCTCGCCCAAATCAACCACAGAAACATTGTGAAACTCTTGGGATGTTGTCTTGAGACAGAAGTTCCGGTCTTGGTGTATGAGTTCTTGCCAAATGGAGATTTATGCAAGCGTCTTCGTGATGAGTCTGATGATTTCAAGATGACTTGGGAAGTGCGTCTTGATATGGCTGTAGATATTGCAGGAGCTTTGTCATACTTGCACTCTGCTGCATCTTTCCCTATATATCATAGAGATATCAAGACTACTAATATACTATTAGATGAGAAATACAGAGTTAAGGTGTCGGATTTTGGAACTTCGAGATCCATAACCATAGATCAAACTCACTTGACAACTCATGTTGCAGGTACTTTTGGATATGTGGATCCAGAGTACTTTCAATCAAGCAAGTTTACAGAGAAAAGTGATGTTTATAGTTTTGGAATCGTCCTTGTGGAGCTTTTGACTGGAGAAAAGCCATCCACCCGTGTCTGGTCTGATGACAACAGAGGGTTTGCAGCTCATTTTGTAAATGCCGTGAAAGAGAACAAAGTTCTGAACATAGTTGATGTTCGGATCAAAGATGAAAGCAATCTGGACCAAGTGATGGCTGTGGCGAAACTAGCTAGGAGATGTTTAAAACGAAAAGGGAAGAAGAGGCCAAACATGAAAGAGGCTTGGATTGAGCTGGAGAGGATTCGTTCAGCAACTCATGAATCAGAGGTTCATattgaggaagatgatgaggaAGAGGATGAAACCATGCAACTTAACGTTGAAGAGACTTGGGACTTTGAGGTGACTGCTCCAGCTTCCATCTTTAGTAGTGCATCTCCAACGTCTGATGCTGAGCCTCTGGTTCCTCTACGAACATGGTGA
- the LOC106367091 gene encoding vacuolar fusion protein CCZ1 homolog A isoform X2, with product MASMSSGDESLRLCVFDLRRGQTEGQELDKILFFHPPELDVSTQLSVTGLSEGLITFTRLFSPEAACEVIEAERHSHVFFEAETDIWMVMVVEKNKDTGAIWRIDALRGMLKEVHSLFVMFHGSVRALLEKEPTGGLTRAQLYPFITDYLSNLFVGKKLQLPNFRETTLSERGTVQMLTLARDTALEVQSLVQVLDSCAGNLQCLSMILFQDLLVSTTLSPDDTVNLFTFAVMRLTSQALLSSDASSWSHLRKGTGSSETSSRSTSGSIDSLHHVIRPLQNDKWKKGKDGFLVTDIWGLETGGSPDPAIPIVWLQETQERVYLLAYQYKSLTLLLLLPETDIVNGGLSAVKQQVIEQASLRIMKIEEKISRGWGGENAYHVKGYRYLVVDTDLEVSRASPSGKVATLAKESLLALNKLREEVDLEKSRAKRQERDLEICIRAKNNAWVIARVSRDKELYMALEKASDTLLDATDAVGRFSNRYCSGAFLMD from the exons ATGGCGTCGATGAGCTCTGGTGATGAAAGTCTCCGCCTTTGCGTCTTTGATTTGAGAAGAGGCCAAACCGAAGGTCAGGAGCTTGACAAGATTCTCTTCTTTCATCCTCCTGAGCTAGACGTCTCCACGCAGCTATCAGTTACCGGCCTCAGTGAAGGTCTTATTACTTTTACTAG ACTTTTCTCTCCTGAGGCAGCTTGTGAGGTTATAGAAGCAGAAAGGCATTCTCATGTTTTCTTTGAGGCCGAAACTGATATCTGGATGGTGATG GTTGTGGAGAAAAATAAGGATACAGGAGCTATATGGAGGATTGATGCACTCAGGGGAATGCTTAAAGAAGTGCACTCACTCTTTGTGATGTTTCACGGGTCAGTTAGAGCTTTACTCGAAAAAGAACCAACAGGAGGGCTTACCCGAGCACAGTTGTATCCCTTCATTACAGACTACTTAAGCA ATCTTTTTGTTGGGAAGAAACTTCAGCTACCTAATTTCCGTGAAACTACTTTGAGTGAGCGTGGAACCGTTCAAATGCTTACTCTAGCAAGGGACACTGCACTTGAAGTTCAG TCTCTTGTTCAAGTACTAGACTCATGCGCTGGGAACTTACAGTGCCTCTCTATGATCTTATTTCAAGATCTGTTGGTTTCAACAACTCTCTCACCTGATGATACCGTGAACTTGTTTACATTTGCTGTAATGAGGTTGACCTCACAAGCTCTACTATCCTCTGACGCCAGTTCCTGGTCTCATCTACGTAAGGGGACTGGTTCATCTGAAACCTCTTCTAGATCTACTTCTGGTTCAATTGATTCCCTGCATCATGTTATTAGGCCACTACAAAATGATAAGTGGAAAAAAGGGAAAGATGGTTTTCTTGTAACTGATATTTGGGGTTTAGAGACTGGTGGTTCACCTGATCCTGCCATCCCTATAGTCTGGCTTCAGGAGACGCAAGAAAGAGTGTATCTCCTCGCTTATCAGTATAAAAGTCTCACTTTACTTCTTCTCTTGCCTGAAACTGACATTGTCAATGGAGGTTTAAGCGCCGTGAAACAGCAAGTTATTGAACAG GCATCGCTGAGGATTATGAAAATTGAAGAGAAGATCTCAAGGGGGTGGGGAGGTGAGAATGCTTATCATGTGAAGGGTTACCGTTACTTGGTAGTTGATACTGACCTAGAAGTTTCCAGAGCTTCTCCTTCAGGCAAAGTAGCAACACTTGCTAAG GAGTCTCTACTTGCACTAAACAAGCTCAGAGAAGAAGTGGATTTAGAAAAGAGCCGTGCGAAAAGGCAGGAGAGAGACTTGGAGATATGCATAAGAGCTAAGAACAACGCGTGGGTGATTGCCCGTGTGAGTAGAGATAAAGAGCTTTACATGGCTTTGGAGAAAGCCAGTGACACTCTTCTTGATGCCACAGACGCTGTTGGAAGATTCAGCAACAG GTATTGCAGCGGAGCGTTTTTGATGGACTAA